From Flavobacterium alkalisoli, the proteins below share one genomic window:
- the pth gene encoding aminoacyl-tRNA hydrolase, with the protein MKWLTNLFKQNKTAESIDPMKKYLIAGLGNIGAEYVNTRHNIGFKVVDRLAQQEGVQFETAKLGAIAEVKIKGRTLILLKPNTYMNLSGKAIKYWLEKENIPKENLLVVTDDLNLAFGTIRIKAKGSDGGHNGLKNTQLLLNSNEYARFRFGISDEFKKGQQVDYVLGEWSEEEKAKLPERLDMASEAIKSFALAGLNNTMNTFNGK; encoded by the coding sequence AACAAGACAGCTGAGAGTATCGACCCCATGAAAAAATATCTTATAGCAGGCCTGGGCAATATAGGTGCCGAATATGTAAATACACGCCACAACATTGGCTTTAAAGTAGTAGACCGACTGGCACAACAGGAAGGTGTACAATTTGAAACAGCAAAACTGGGTGCTATTGCCGAAGTAAAAATAAAAGGAAGGACACTTATCCTTTTAAAGCCTAACACCTACATGAACCTGAGCGGTAAAGCCATAAAATACTGGCTGGAAAAAGAGAACATACCGAAGGAAAACCTGCTTGTGGTTACCGATGACCTAAACCTTGCTTTTGGCACCATAAGGATTAAGGCAAAAGGAAGTGACGGAGGCCATAACGGACTTAAAAACACTCAACTGCTACTTAACTCTAACGAGTATGCACGCTTTCGTTTCGGCATAAGCGATGAGTTTAAAAAAGGCCAGCAGGTAGACTATGTTTTAGGCGAATGGAGCGAGGAAGAAAAAGCTAAACTTCCGGAAAGACTTGACATGGCATCAGAAGCTATTAAGTCATTTGCTTTGGCAGGACTAAACAATACCATGAATACTTTTAATGGTAAATAA